The following nucleotide sequence is from Archocentrus centrarchus isolate MPI-CPG fArcCen1 chromosome 18, fArcCen1, whole genome shotgun sequence.
TATGCTAAGGTTAGCTTTAGTCGAGTAAAGACAGAGTAAAACAGAAGGACTGaacatctgtgtgtctgtcgcCATCTTTTATCATGTTTCACTTTTTGTTGGCCTCTCAAGAAACCAACATCTGGAAGTAAAAGTcagtatttcacattttaaacccAAAAGAAGAGTGCAGTCAGGCCTGTGCACATTTCCTTCCTACAACACGCTGGCATAATCTATCTGACATTTTACATGAGCAGTGCAGAAGTTACCACCGCTGAGGCTCAGGCAGCCTCTGTAAACATCAAGAGCATGCACGCCTTTGACATCACATTGCATTTAGAAATGTGCAGGGCGGCTGCACAAATAAAATATCCTCATCGCTGTCAGTGTACAGTATGTGGTTGTTGGAGCATCTGACTCGAGGAGCCCCCGTCAGACAGGCAGAAATGGCCCCGTCCGTCTGTCGCCGCAGTGATCCGCAGAATAAAACCGAGAAGTCGCTCATCTGGAAAGTAGAAATTCATCTTTGATTCGTTCAGTTTGCACCAGTTAGAAGTAAGTGTGTTTAAATAAGTAGTTAAAATGATTCATGAATGTGAGATTGCATTTTAAATACAGCAGGGTGTGTGTTTTCACTACATCTAGTTGTTGAATGTTTTCAAAGGATGGCCATCACATGTCTCTGTAGCCCGAAGTGACCTCTTTAAAACACTTACTTTGTCACATTAGCTATTTAAAACCCGGTGGTGGAGTATAACTCACTGAAGTACACTCATGCAAGTACTGTTTCTAAGtacaaatttatatttaatactCCCGCCACATGTCAGAGGGAAGTACTGTACTGTCAGATTTATTGTGCATCAAATTTACTACCAGTCTTCATCTATCAGTGCCTCCATCCTTCCAACTATGCTGCTAAGCttaaaaagtaaaggaaaataatattatacattattatatatatttaaagtggacctattttTAGCTTATTTCCAGccccatatttttattcttgctcTCTACTTTCTCTGACATATTCCTTAGTTCATCCTCAGTCTAAAACAAGCCATTTCTCCTCCCTCCCCACCAATTAAGCCAACTTTCGTTCGACTGACTAATTGGCTTTGAGCAGCGGGTAGGTGGGGTtgctgtgctcttcacagatgacagcaggttcACACCGAGCACAGACGtgaaagagtctggagatgccgtggcAAACGTgatgctgcctgcaacatcatcgggcatgactggtttggcagtgggtcagtgatggtttggggaaTGCCAGTTGCCCTGCATAGTGCTAGTCTGTGAGCATATGTTGCATTGAAGGGGACTTCGTGCCACCCTCAcaagtctgtttctgacagtttggtcagaaaGGCTCTGGCAGCGCTCCTCCTGTTTCTGCTCACACAAGGAGCAGACACCGGTCCTGTGCTGGGTTGATGCCCTTCCAGGCCCTGTCAGCTCTCCCCGTGTCCTGATATGTCCTCTACCACACGTATGTTAGCTGGACTAACTTTTGCAACTTGATCAGGCTGCAGGTACCATCTCCTGCTACCAGTAGAGCCAAAGACACTaaagaaaaatcagtcaggagGTGCAATTTTctgtggccaccacctgatAAACCATTGCTTTTTGGGGGTTATCCTGTTTCTTCATGTTGTCACTTTGATTTGCACCAAAGGaggtgaaatggattcacaATACTTTATTACACAATGCTTTTGTATAAAGTTTAACTGAGTTTGTGCTGAGCTGTGatgatcaaattttcacttaattttttttttgagcagtgtatgtagCTAATATCATTTTAACTGTAGCAGTGAccttttgtctgtctctgtcacaGCTACGTCTATGACCCCTCAGCCCCAGTGGACGTGAGGAAGACCGACTCTCGAGGCGGCTCACTCTACCAGGCCCAGCACCGCGCAGGCAGGGCCCTGAACAGCAACCCATCCGGCAACCAGAACAAGCAGAAGCAGGGCTTCCATAACCTGGCCTACAGCAGGTCCAATGAGAGCACGCTGAAACTGGAGGTTGACAACAACCATGTCAACCAAAGACTGCACCGGCAGGGGAGTATACCGCCTACAGATGGAGGGCTCTACATCATCCAGCCACAGGGTGTGGGACAACAATGGATGATGCAGGAAAAAGGTCCGAGTCAGGTGCCCGTGTACCCCAGCATAGAGAATTATGAGAAGCAGGGGAGCTCTGCCGAGCAGAGACATCAAGCGAGTAACGGGTGGAACAGCTCCGTCGCTGAGCACGAGATTGccaccaaagagctgtcagcaGACGAGATAGACGAGGGTGTGGGAGGGACACCGGAGTACCTGTGCGACACGGGGGATGAGGGTAGCGTCTTGTCAGTGGACATCCAAACCAGCACAACTAGCTTGTCCTCAGGGGGCACGAAAGACGAGCTCGCGCTGCCAAAGACTCCAGATGTCTCCACGGTGGAGAGCGGGATCTCGGTGTCAAAGAGCGAGGACGAGGAGCAGGAGGTGCAGAGCATCACGGACTCAATGGTGGCAGAGGCTCTTGCCGCTTTGGA
It contains:
- the LOC115797412 gene encoding uncharacterized protein LOC115797412 gives rise to the protein MGCRCCRMIKSYVYDPSAPVDVRKTDSRGGSLYQAQHRAGRALNSNPSGNQNKQKQGFHNLAYSRSNESTLKLEVDNNHVNQRLHRQGSIPPTDGGLYIIQPQGVGQQWMMQEKGPSQVPVYPSIENYEKQGSSAEQRHQASNGWNSSVAEHEIATKELSADEIDEGVGGTPEYLCDTGDEGSVLSVDIQTSTTSLSSGGTKDELALPKTPDVSTVESGISVSKSEDEEQEVQSITDSMVAEALAALEAATAGEDYE